A window from Bacteroidota bacterium encodes these proteins:
- the dnaJ gene encoding molecular chaperone DnaJ: MAKRDFYEILGVAKGASGDEIKKAYRKVAMQHHPDRNPGDKSSEEKFKEAAEAYEILSDADKKAQYDRYGHAGVSGNGRGGYQGGGGMNMEDIFSQFGDIFGDDMFGSFFGGGAGGKQRGGHRSRGVRGSNLRIKLKLTYEEIAKGVTKNIKVKKHVACSTCGGSGAKDKGSVQACNTCGGSGQVRRVQNTFLGQMQTVTTCPTCNGEGSTITAKCGNCKGEGRVYAEENISIEIPAGVQEGMQLTLSGKGNAGERGGMNGDLIILIEEEQHKELQREGLNVAFDLHLSFTDVVFGTQVEVPTIDGRAKIKIPAGTQSGKVFRLKGKGFPAVNSYEKGDQLIHVSVWTPQNISAEEKVALEKLSQSNNFKPNPDKNDKGFFDKVRDMFS; the protein is encoded by the coding sequence GGCGCATCAGGGGATGAAATTAAAAAAGCATACCGTAAAGTGGCTATGCAACATCATCCTGACCGCAATCCAGGAGATAAATCATCAGAGGAAAAATTTAAAGAAGCAGCAGAGGCTTACGAAATACTCAGCGATGCAGATAAGAAAGCCCAGTACGATCGTTACGGTCATGCAGGTGTAAGTGGCAACGGACGTGGGGGCTACCAGGGTGGTGGTGGTATGAATATGGAAGATATCTTCAGCCAGTTCGGTGATATATTCGGCGATGATATGTTCGGAAGTTTTTTTGGTGGAGGTGCTGGTGGAAAACAAAGAGGCGGTCACCGCAGCCGTGGTGTAAGAGGAAGCAATCTCCGCATCAAACTAAAATTGACTTATGAAGAAATTGCAAAAGGCGTTACAAAAAATATCAAAGTAAAAAAACATGTTGCCTGTAGCACATGCGGTGGCAGTGGCGCAAAAGATAAAGGAAGTGTACAGGCTTGTAATACTTGCGGCGGCAGCGGCCAGGTAAGAAGAGTGCAGAATACTTTTCTCGGACAAATGCAAACCGTAACTACCTGCCCTACCTGTAATGGTGAAGGCTCTACTATAACAGCAAAATGCGGAAACTGTAAAGGTGAAGGAAGAGTATATGCGGAAGAAAATATTTCGATTGAAATTCCCGCCGGCGTGCAGGAAGGAATGCAACTGACACTGAGTGGCAAAGGAAATGCTGGTGAACGTGGCGGTATGAATGGCGATTTGATAATCCTTATAGAAGAAGAACAACATAAAGAACTGCAACGTGAAGGATTGAATGTTGCCTTTGATCTGCATTTGTCATTTACAGATGTAGTATTTGGCACGCAGGTGGAAGTACCTACTATTGACGGCCGTGCAAAAATTAAAATACCTGCCGGAACACAAAGTGGAAAAGTTTTCCGATTGAAAGGAAAAGGCTTTCCGGCTGTTAACTCTTATGAAAAAGGTGACCAGTTAATTCATGTGAGTGTATGGACACCACAAAATATAAGTGCAGAAGAAAAAGTGGCGCTGGAAAAATTAAGTCAGTCCAATAATTTCAAACCCAACCCGGATAAAAACGATAAAGGATTTTTTGATAAGGTGAGAGATATGTTTTCTTAA
- a CDS encoding VWA domain-containing protein codes for MKPLISIAIFFYFISPVFSQDYYIRGETRDEAGNILQNVKILQQTTGLIFRSGSYGTFGITTKNKPDTFLFSLDGFRSERVVVNSEEYVKVQLKIAPTTNINVKKDKLSSLTKDLSREVQRKWFTADETYTSLLENQFVKADKFPLTGISLNIDRASYSNIRRFISQGALVPPDAVRIEEMLNYFNLGYRQPDADKIFHIKSTLTSCPWNNDNQLFLVNLSAQKINTDLLPPTHLVFLIDVSGSMEITNRLPLLKSAFRLLVNNLREQDTVSIVVYGGALGIMLQPTSGNEKAKIIKAIDELAAGGSTPGEAGIRTAYGLAKHHFIKDGNNRVILATDGDFNVGLKTEDELDQLISQHRESGIYLTCLGVGMGNLKDSKIHTLATKGNGNYAYIDSYTEAEKVLLKEFTQTLYTVADKVFMNVNFNAEFVKEYRLVGFDNKAGEIADSLTNIEGGEIGSGFSMTAVFEIIPTEKNNSAIQTGLASGNLADLNVEYSLPADTIRRLFPYGCDFRFSRFKEIDKCQRFSAAVAMFGSKLRASPFTKNVEWNDIISMANSSADANDIQQKEFVSIVEKAKGLYIKSKKKKKRSKKEEGE; via the coding sequence GTGAAACCGCTGATTAGCATTGCCATATTTTTTTACTTCATTTCGCCTGTTTTTTCACAGGATTATTATATCCGTGGCGAAACAAGGGATGAGGCAGGTAATATTTTGCAAAATGTCAAGATACTCCAGCAAACAACCGGGTTAATTTTTCGTTCAGGGTCTTACGGCACTTTTGGAATTACTACTAAGAATAAGCCTGATACTTTTTTGTTTTCCCTTGATGGCTTCCGGTCGGAAAGGGTAGTAGTAAATTCAGAGGAGTATGTAAAAGTGCAATTAAAAATTGCGCCTACTACGAATATCAATGTTAAGAAAGATAAACTTTCGTCACTTACAAAAGACTTATCAAGAGAGGTCCAACGCAAATGGTTCACAGCCGATGAAACTTATACCAGCCTGCTGGAAAACCAGTTTGTAAAAGCAGATAAATTTCCGCTTACCGGAATATCATTGAATATTGACCGTGCTTCTTACAGCAATATACGCAGGTTTATTTCGCAGGGTGCTTTGGTGCCACCCGATGCAGTGCGGATAGAAGAGATGCTGAACTATTTTAATCTCGGATATCGTCAACCCGATGCGGATAAGATCTTTCATATAAAATCAACCCTTACTTCCTGCCCATGGAATAATGACAACCAGCTTTTCTTAGTTAATCTTTCAGCACAAAAAATAAATACAGATTTATTACCACCTACCCATCTTGTTTTTCTTATTGATGTTTCTGGTTCAATGGAGATCACCAACAGGTTGCCCTTATTGAAGTCAGCATTTCGTTTGCTGGTTAATAACCTGCGTGAACAAGATACTGTTTCAATAGTTGTTTACGGCGGTGCATTAGGTATTATGCTGCAACCAACATCTGGAAATGAAAAAGCAAAAATCATTAAAGCAATTGATGAATTGGCTGCAGGTGGATCTACCCCTGGTGAGGCTGGCATCCGTACAGCCTATGGTTTGGCAAAACATCATTTCATAAAAGATGGAAATAACCGTGTGATACTTGCAACGGATGGAGATTTCAATGTCGGATTAAAAACAGAAGATGAGCTTGACCAGTTGATCTCCCAGCACCGGGAGTCGGGAATTTATCTGACCTGTCTGGGTGTAGGTATGGGAAATTTAAAGGATTCAAAAATTCATACACTAGCAACCAAGGGCAATGGCAATTATGCATACATAGATTCATATACAGAAGCAGAGAAAGTCTTGCTGAAAGAATTTACGCAGACCTTATATACTGTTGCCGATAAAGTTTTTATGAATGTCAATTTCAATGCTGAATTTGTAAAAGAATATAGATTGGTTGGTTTCGATAATAAAGCTGGCGAAATTGCTGATTCACTTACCAATATCGAAGGAGGAGAAATTGGTTCCGGGTTTTCAATGACAGCAGTTTTTGAGATCATTCCAACCGAAAAAAATAATTCGGCAATTCAAACCGGTTTAGCTTCCGGAAACCTGGCGGATTTAAATGTAGAATATAGCCTTCCGGCAGATACTATACGCAGGCTATTTCCGTACGGTTGTGATTTTCGCTTTTCACGATTCAAGGAAATTGATAAATGTCAGCGTTTTTCCGCTGCTGTGGCAATGTTTGGCTCTAAACTCCGTGCCTCCCCTTTTACTAAGAATGTTGAATGGAACGATATCATTTCAATGGCAAATTCATCCGCTGATGCTAATGATATTCAACAAAAAGAATTTGTTAGCATAGTAGAAAAGGCAAAAGGACTTTATATAAAGTCAAAGAAGAAAAAAAAGAGATCTAAAAAAGAAGAAGGCGAATAG
- the hpt gene encoding hypoxanthine phosphoribosyltransferase, with product MAIVNVHDKKFETYLSDEMIQKRVKEIAEQINKEYAGKRPLFIAILNGSFMFASDLFKNLALEAEICFIKLASYKGMKSSGKVVSTIGLEEDIFGKDVMIVEDIVDTGKTLHHFLPKLMHMQPKSLKIATLLHKPEATEYPLTLDYIGFSIPNKFVVGYGLDYSGLGRNLKEIYQLV from the coding sequence ATGGCGATTGTAAACGTTCACGACAAAAAATTTGAAACTTATCTTTCAGATGAAATGATTCAGAAGCGAGTAAAAGAAATTGCTGAACAGATAAATAAGGAATATGCAGGCAAACGTCCGCTGTTTATTGCTATACTGAATGGTTCATTCATGTTTGCATCTGATTTGTTCAAGAACCTGGCGTTGGAGGCAGAGATTTGTTTTATTAAGCTGGCATCATATAAAGGGATGAAATCTTCCGGAAAGGTTGTATCTACTATCGGTCTAGAAGAAGATATTTTTGGAAAGGATGTGATGATTGTAGAAGATATTGTCGATACCGGTAAAACGTTACATCATTTTTTGCCCAAACTGATGCATATGCAGCCGAAGTCATTGAAGATAGCAACGCTGTTGCACAAGCCTGAAGCAACTGAGTATCCATTAACACTTGACTATATTGGTTTTTCCATCCCCAATAAATTTGTGGTTGGTTATGGACTTGATTATTCCGGACTAGGTAGAAATCTTAAGGAAATTTACCAACTGGTTTAA